GATTCTACCTACGCCAAATGCTTGGATGATTTTGCCAAAACGTCCGTTGAAAAATCCGGCGGTGCCGTCATTGCGTATGAGGCAATCAACCATGGAATTGATCCGTATTTTGTCTGAGTTGTTACCGCCGAAAGAGGGGCGAAGGTTTCCTGATTTTTGTTTGCGTTGGCGTGCGTTATTTGGGTGTAAAAAGCGGCTGTAGTGGAGGGAAGAAGCGGATTTCCAGTCTACGCTTCGGCCTACGCCCCGCAAGGAGGGATTGACTGCCCGCTCCGGAATGAATGGCGGGAGCGCTTCAAACGTAGAAGTTTCGAAGAAGTATTCCATAAGTGAAGCTTAAATTCCCCGCCATTCATTCCTACGCTGGGATGGGCTCCAGAGGCGCTTGGACTGGAAATCCGCTTCTTCTTACGTAGCTTTTGTAAAACATTATTAAAGTCACTTCAAGAAGGAAAACCGCCTGTTCGCGATCATTTAGTCTTCAAAACGAACTAAGAATGCTTCACAATCATGATTCAATAACTCAAATGATCAGCAAGCACAAGAAATCTACCATGACCAACCCCAAAAACGATTTGAAAAGCTCGATGAACGTTAACAGCTCGAAAGCCCTGTTACATGTTTGGAAGGAGACCGCCCGAACGAAGAGAGGATACAGGCGACTGGAAAACATGTGGCAGGGCTTCCCCAACACAACCGTTTTGAGACAACATTTTTTACTTCCCCAATTTGTTATACAGTGTGGCCCGCGATATGCCAAGTCTTTTCGCAGCAGCCTGCTTGTTGCCGTTTTCCAGCTCGATGGCTCGCAATATGACACGGCGCTCATGCGCTTCGATTTCTTCTTGCAGCGAAAACAGATCGGGAGGGAGCTCAATCGGTACCTGTTTCGTCTGACCTTGCAGGGGATACGGTAAGTCCTCTTCTTTGATAATACCGTCTGTCGCAAATACCACCAATCGCTCAATCGCATTTCGCAGCTCGCGAATGTTGCCTGGCCAGTCGTATTGGAGCAGGTTTTGCATCACATTTTGCGAGATGGCATGAATGGGACGGTTATAACGTAAAGAGAATTCATAGAGAAAGAAGTGGGCGAGTTCAATCGTATCTTCAATGCGTTCTCGAAGCGGAGGAATTTTCAGCGTCACTACATTGAGCCGATAGAACAGGTCTTGGCGAAACTTTCCTTCCTTCACTACCTCCTCCAAATTTTTATTCGTGGCGGCAACCACGCGGAAGTCCGCCTCGATCTGCTTGGTCCCTCCGACCGAATAATACTTTTTCTCTTGAAGCACGCGAAGCAGCTTCACTTGCATATCGAGTGGCATTTCTCCTACCTCGTCGAGAAACAGCGTTCCTCCACGTGCCAGCTCAATCATTCCTTTTTTCCCTTTTTGATCCGCACCAGAAAAGGCACCTTTCTCGTACCCGAACAGCTCGCTTTCAAACAAAGTAGGCGAAATCGCACCGCAGTTGATGGCGATAAAGGGCGCATTGGAGCCTTCCCGCACATCATGCACCGCTTTGGCGAAAAGCTCCTTACCGACGCCGCTTTCCCCTGTGATCAAGACGGTTGCTTGCGTAGCGCTGAGCTTTTGGATCATGGACTTGATATGACGAATGGGGAGACTCGTTCCCTTGATCTGTGCAAATGGATCGGGCGTCGGACTGAGCTTCGCCATTTCCTGCTGCAAGTGATTTACTTTTTTATTGGCGTTCAACAGCTCCTGGTTCAGTCTCAACTGGCTCGTGATATCGGTTTCCGCTGCAACAGCACCAATGATTTTGTCATGCAAATAGATCGGATTGGTATTGATGAGCACGACGAGATCCTCCCGTGGCTGATGCTGATGACGGTAGAGAGACTGTCCACTTTGCAGAGATTTGAGTGTTTCAAGCATTTCGAGCGGGAAAAATTCGGTGATCGGGCGGCCAATCGTTTCTTTTGCTTTCAAGGAAAAGATTCGTTCAGCACCTTCTGTCCAAACCATCACACGCGCTTTTTCATCGATGACGGATATGGATGCATCCATGGTTTTGATCATCGTCTCGAAATACGCTTCCAAAATCTCATACGAGGAAAAAATGGCTTGTATGATTACACCTCGATGAAGATAGCCGACTGGGACACCAGGCTGTTTTTCGATTAGGAGATAGTTGTGAGTAGCTAGCAGGCGGATGGCGTCGGCAAAAGTTGAATCTAGTGTCGTCACAGCGGCTGGTTCCCAAGGGGCTTGTGTGCAATCGGTCGTCAAATGGGCGGAATCGGCGACATACCAGCTGGTTTGACGCTGGGCAAATACAGGAACGGTTTCGTCCCATTGAGGAGGGAAAAGCTCTTGATCGTTGAAAATCCGCATGTTTGTCTGTATCAACTCGGTTAAGGCAGGAAGTTTGTGATTCAACTCGATCATCCCTTTTAAAAGAGGTCGTTAAAGTGTATAAAATTCCGAACATTTTCTCATTTATTATACATTCGCTCTTTTCGTTGTCAAAGAATTTAGACGGGATATTTTGAGAATCTCGCTTGGGACGATTGGCATGGCTTTTGCAAAAAAGAGTAAGAGAGTAGCAGAATACGCATTTGAGGAGAATCAGCATGACAGTACAAACCCATGCGCAGATTGCAGTAATTGGCGGTGGCATCATCGGCGCGGCGATTGCGTATTACGCTGCGAAGGCTGGATTGGATGTCGTTGTCCTGGAAAAAGGCGAGTTGGCATCCGGGACGTCCTCGCGCTGTGACGGGAATATTTTGGCGATCGACAAGGACCCAGGCTTTGACAGTCAGATGTCCCTGAAAAGCCAGATGCTCGTTGACCAGCTGAGCCGAGAGCTGGACCATACGTTTGAATATCGGGCACCGGGGAGCATTCTCGTCTGCGAATCAGAGGCGGAGATGGAAGCCGCTCATGAATGGGTGCGACGGCAAAAAGAAGCCGGACTGCCGTTTCGGATGCTGGACCGAGCGGATATTCGGCAGGAGTCGCCTTACTTTGCCGACGACTTGCTGGGAGGCTTGGAGTGCGCCACCGATTCTACTGTCAATCCGTACATGCTGACCTTTGCCCTGTTTGAAGGAGCGAAAAAGC
The window above is part of the Brevibacillus antibioticus genome. Proteins encoded here:
- a CDS encoding sigma-54 interaction domain-containing protein, whose translation is MNHKLPALTELIQTNMRIFNDQELFPPQWDETVPVFAQRQTSWYVADSAHLTTDCTQAPWEPAAVTTLDSTFADAIRLLATHNYLLIEKQPGVPVGYLHRGVIIQAIFSSYEILEAYFETMIKTMDASISVIDEKARVMVWTEGAERIFSLKAKETIGRPITEFFPLEMLETLKSLQSGQSLYRHQHQPREDLVVLINTNPIYLHDKIIGAVAAETDITSQLRLNQELLNANKKVNHLQQEMAKLSPTPDPFAQIKGTSLPIRHIKSMIQKLSATQATVLITGESGVGKELFAKAVHDVREGSNAPFIAINCGAISPTLFESELFGYEKGAFSGADQKGKKGMIELARGGTLFLDEVGEMPLDMQVKLLRVLQEKKYYSVGGTKQIEADFRVVAATNKNLEEVVKEGKFRQDLFYRLNVVTLKIPPLRERIEDTIELAHFFLYEFSLRYNRPIHAISQNVMQNLLQYDWPGNIRELRNAIERLVVFATDGIIKEEDLPYPLQGQTKQVPIELPPDLFSLQEEIEAHERRVILRAIELENGNKQAAAKRLGISRATLYNKLGK